The Mytilus trossulus isolate FHL-02 chromosome 3, PNRI_Mtr1.1.1.hap1, whole genome shotgun sequence genome contains a region encoding:
- the LOC134711569 gene encoding dehydrogenase/reductase SDR family member 12-like isoform X2, translated as MAARTSRRSVKKEIMSIYRSTVWFVKGLKEYTKQGYLNASRSFRPNDLDVDVTGKSFMITGANSGIGKCTALAIAKKGGTVHMVCRDSVRGEDARKEITEATGNQNIFLHLLDMSKPKDIAKFATDFETSGKNLDVLINNAGCMVIIRELTDDGLEKNFATNTLGAHVLTTSLLSVLNKAEKPRVILVTSGGMLVQKLDLKDLQFEKMYPFDGTMAYAQNKRQQVIMTEQYAKKYPNIHCSCMHPGWADTPAVRMSMPSFHAKMKDRLRTPEQGADTLLWLAISDAAIKQPSGLFFQDRTSVSKHLPLAWSKSTKQEDEQLMSALDELSKQYSTLS; from the exons ATGGCTGCAAGAACAT CTAGAAGATctgttaaaaaagaaatcatgTCTATATACAGAAGTACTGTTTGGTTTGTGAAAGGACTGAAAGAATATACTAA aCAAGGATACCTAAATGCTAGTAGAAGTTTCCGACCAAATGACCTTGATGTAGATGTCACTGGTAAAAGTTTTATGATAACAGGAGCTAACAGTGGGATAGGGAAATGTACTGCTCTAGCCATTGCTAAAAAAG GTGGGACAGTACATATGGTATGTAGAGACTCAGTAAGAGGAGAAGATGCCAGAAAAGAAATAACAGAAGCAACAGGAAACCAG aATATATTCTTACATCTACTGGACATGTCAAAGCCAAAAGATATTGCAAAGTTTGCTACAGACTTTGAAACCTCTGGAAAAAACTTAGATGTTTTG ataaATAATGCAGGCTGTATGGTTATTATAAGGGAGTTAACAGATGATGGACTGGAGAAAAATTTTGCTACAAATACCTTAG GAGCACACGTTTTAACAACATCTCTGTTATCTGTGCTGAACAAGGCTGAAAAACCAAGAGTG ATATTGGTAACATCTGGTGGCATGTTAGTACAGAAGTTAGATCTAAAGGACTTACAGTTTGAAAAGATGTATCCATTTGATGGCACCATGGCTTATGCACAGAATAAACGACAACAAGTTATAATGACAGAACAGTATGCTAAAAAGTATCCTAATATACACTGTTCATGTATGCATCCAGGATGGGCTGATACTCCAG ctgtcAGAATGTCGATGCCAAGTTTTCATGCTAAGATGAAGGACAGGTTAAGGACACCAGAACAAGGTGCAGATACACTTCTATGGTTAGCCATATCAGATGCAGCCATTAAACAACCTAGTGGATTATTTTTTCAAG atcGTACATCAGTATCAAAACATCTACCATTAGCATGGTCCAAATCTACAAAACAAGAAGATGAACAACTTATGTCTGCCTTAGATGAATTATCAAAACAGTATTCTACGCTctcataa
- the LOC134711569 gene encoding dehydrogenase/reductase SDR family member 12-like isoform X4, translating into MSIYRSTVWFVKGLKEYTKQGYLNASRSFRPNDLDVDVTGKSFMITGANSGIGKCTALAIAKKGGTVHMVCRDSVRGEDARKEITEATGNQNIFLHLLDMSKPKDIAKFATDFETSGKNLDVLINNAGCMVIIRELTDDGLEKNFATNTLGAHVLTTSLLSVLNKAEKPRVILVTSGGMLVQKLDLKDLQFEKMYPFDGTMAYAQNKRQQVIMTEQYAKKYPNIHCSCMHPGWADTPAVRMSMPSFHAKMKDRLRTPEQGADTLLWLAISDAAIKQPSGLFFQDRTSVSKHLPLAWSKSTKQEDEQLMSALDELSKQYSTLS; encoded by the exons atgTCTATATACAGAAGTACTGTTTGGTTTGTGAAAGGACTGAAAGAATATACTAA aCAAGGATACCTAAATGCTAGTAGAAGTTTCCGACCAAATGACCTTGATGTAGATGTCACTGGTAAAAGTTTTATGATAACAGGAGCTAACAGTGGGATAGGGAAATGTACTGCTCTAGCCATTGCTAAAAAAG GTGGGACAGTACATATGGTATGTAGAGACTCAGTAAGAGGAGAAGATGCCAGAAAAGAAATAACAGAAGCAACAGGAAACCAG aATATATTCTTACATCTACTGGACATGTCAAAGCCAAAAGATATTGCAAAGTTTGCTACAGACTTTGAAACCTCTGGAAAAAACTTAGATGTTTTG ataaATAATGCAGGCTGTATGGTTATTATAAGGGAGTTAACAGATGATGGACTGGAGAAAAATTTTGCTACAAATACCTTAG GAGCACACGTTTTAACAACATCTCTGTTATCTGTGCTGAACAAGGCTGAAAAACCAAGAGTG ATATTGGTAACATCTGGTGGCATGTTAGTACAGAAGTTAGATCTAAAGGACTTACAGTTTGAAAAGATGTATCCATTTGATGGCACCATGGCTTATGCACAGAATAAACGACAACAAGTTATAATGACAGAACAGTATGCTAAAAAGTATCCTAATATACACTGTTCATGTATGCATCCAGGATGGGCTGATACTCCAG ctgtcAGAATGTCGATGCCAAGTTTTCATGCTAAGATGAAGGACAGGTTAAGGACACCAGAACAAGGTGCAGATACACTTCTATGGTTAGCCATATCAGATGCAGCCATTAAACAACCTAGTGGATTATTTTTTCAAG atcGTACATCAGTATCAAAACATCTACCATTAGCATGGTCCAAATCTACAAAACAAGAAGATGAACAACTTATGTCTGCCTTAGATGAATTATCAAAACAGTATTCTACGCTctcataa
- the LOC134711569 gene encoding dehydrogenase/reductase SDR family member 12-like isoform X1 — MDRNKCLCEKLRFIRRLNFDRTYYARRSVKKEIMSIYRSTVWFVKGLKEYTKQGYLNASRSFRPNDLDVDVTGKSFMITGANSGIGKCTALAIAKKGGTVHMVCRDSVRGEDARKEITEATGNQNIFLHLLDMSKPKDIAKFATDFETSGKNLDVLINNAGCMVIIRELTDDGLEKNFATNTLGAHVLTTSLLSVLNKAEKPRVILVTSGGMLVQKLDLKDLQFEKMYPFDGTMAYAQNKRQQVIMTEQYAKKYPNIHCSCMHPGWADTPAVRMSMPSFHAKMKDRLRTPEQGADTLLWLAISDAAIKQPSGLFFQDRTSVSKHLPLAWSKSTKQEDEQLMSALDELSKQYSTLS; from the exons atggatagaaacaagtgcttGTGCGAAAAATTGCGTTTTATACGCAGATTAAATTTTGacaggacgtattatg CTAGAAGATctgttaaaaaagaaatcatgTCTATATACAGAAGTACTGTTTGGTTTGTGAAAGGACTGAAAGAATATACTAA aCAAGGATACCTAAATGCTAGTAGAAGTTTCCGACCAAATGACCTTGATGTAGATGTCACTGGTAAAAGTTTTATGATAACAGGAGCTAACAGTGGGATAGGGAAATGTACTGCTCTAGCCATTGCTAAAAAAG GTGGGACAGTACATATGGTATGTAGAGACTCAGTAAGAGGAGAAGATGCCAGAAAAGAAATAACAGAAGCAACAGGAAACCAG aATATATTCTTACATCTACTGGACATGTCAAAGCCAAAAGATATTGCAAAGTTTGCTACAGACTTTGAAACCTCTGGAAAAAACTTAGATGTTTTG ataaATAATGCAGGCTGTATGGTTATTATAAGGGAGTTAACAGATGATGGACTGGAGAAAAATTTTGCTACAAATACCTTAG GAGCACACGTTTTAACAACATCTCTGTTATCTGTGCTGAACAAGGCTGAAAAACCAAGAGTG ATATTGGTAACATCTGGTGGCATGTTAGTACAGAAGTTAGATCTAAAGGACTTACAGTTTGAAAAGATGTATCCATTTGATGGCACCATGGCTTATGCACAGAATAAACGACAACAAGTTATAATGACAGAACAGTATGCTAAAAAGTATCCTAATATACACTGTTCATGTATGCATCCAGGATGGGCTGATACTCCAG ctgtcAGAATGTCGATGCCAAGTTTTCATGCTAAGATGAAGGACAGGTTAAGGACACCAGAACAAGGTGCAGATACACTTCTATGGTTAGCCATATCAGATGCAGCCATTAAACAACCTAGTGGATTATTTTTTCAAG atcGTACATCAGTATCAAAACATCTACCATTAGCATGGTCCAAATCTACAAAACAAGAAGATGAACAACTTATGTCTGCCTTAGATGAATTATCAAAACAGTATTCTACGCTctcataa
- the LOC134711570 gene encoding AP-1 complex subunit sigma-2-like isoform X3 encodes MMQFMLLFSRQGKLRLQKWYEAHPDKLKKKITRELVALVLSRKPKMCSFLEWKDLKIVYKRYASLYFCCAIENDDNELLALEIIHRYVELLDKYFGSVCELDIIFNFEKAYFMLDELLLGGEVQETSKKNVLKAIAAQDLLQENGYIDLGPSLVMKLN; translated from the exons atg atgCAATTTATGCTTTTGTTTAGTCGTCAAGGTAAATTGCGACTACAGAAATGGTATGAAGCTCATCCagataaattgaaaaagaaaatcacaaGAGAATTAGTGGCATTGGTGCTTTCCAGAAAACCAAAAATGTGTAGTTTCTTGGAATGGAAAGATCtaaaaattgtttacaaaag atatgCTAGTTTATATTTTTGCTGTGCAATAGAAAATGATGACAATGAACTGTTAGCTTTGGAGATTATACACAGATATGTAGAATTGttagataaatattttggaagt gtATGTGAATTAgacataatatttaattttgagaaAGCCTACTTCATGTTAGATGAGTTATTATTGGGTGGAGAGGTTCAAGAAACCAGTAAGAAGAATGTTTTGAAAGCTATTGCAGCTCAAGATCTCTTGCAAGAG AATGGATACATTGATTTAGGCCCGTCATTGGTTATGAAGCTTAACTGA
- the LOC134711570 gene encoding AP-1 complex subunit sigma-2-like isoform X1, with product MMQFMLLFSRQGKLRLQKWYEAHPDKLKKKITRELVALVLSRKPKMCSFLEWKDLKIVYKRYASLYFCCAIENDDNELLALEIIHRYVELLDKYFGSVCELDIIFNFEKAYFMLDELLLGGEVQETSKKNVLKAIAAQDLLQEESEEPRGLLEELGFITGS from the exons atg atgCAATTTATGCTTTTGTTTAGTCGTCAAGGTAAATTGCGACTACAGAAATGGTATGAAGCTCATCCagataaattgaaaaagaaaatcacaaGAGAATTAGTGGCATTGGTGCTTTCCAGAAAACCAAAAATGTGTAGTTTCTTGGAATGGAAAGATCtaaaaattgtttacaaaag atatgCTAGTTTATATTTTTGCTGTGCAATAGAAAATGATGACAATGAACTGTTAGCTTTGGAGATTATACACAGATATGTAGAATTGttagataaatattttggaagt gtATGTGAATTAgacataatatttaattttgagaaAGCCTACTTCATGTTAGATGAGTTATTATTGGGTGGAGAGGTTCAAGAAACCAGTAAGAAGAATGTTTTGAAAGCTATTGCAGCTCAAGATCTCTTGCAAGAG GAGTCTGAAGAGCCCCGAGGATTGCTGGAGGAGTTAGGATTTATTACTGGGAGCTAA
- the LOC134711570 gene encoding AP-1 complex subunit sigma-2-like isoform X2, translating to MMQFMLLFSRQGKLRLQKWYEAHPDKLKKKITRELVALVLSRKPKMCSFLEWKDLKIVYKRYASLYFCCAIENDDNELLALEIIHRYVELLDKYFGSVCELDIIFNFEKAYFMLDELLLGGEVQETSKKNVLKAIAAQDLLQEVWMNYESASVTKTLPI from the exons atg atgCAATTTATGCTTTTGTTTAGTCGTCAAGGTAAATTGCGACTACAGAAATGGTATGAAGCTCATCCagataaattgaaaaagaaaatcacaaGAGAATTAGTGGCATTGGTGCTTTCCAGAAAACCAAAAATGTGTAGTTTCTTGGAATGGAAAGATCtaaaaattgtttacaaaag atatgCTAGTTTATATTTTTGCTGTGCAATAGAAAATGATGACAATGAACTGTTAGCTTTGGAGATTATACACAGATATGTAGAATTGttagataaatattttggaagt gtATGTGAATTAgacataatatttaattttgagaaAGCCTACTTCATGTTAGATGAGTTATTATTGGGTGGAGAGGTTCAAGAAACCAGTAAGAAGAATGTTTTGAAAGCTATTGCAGCTCAAGATCTCTTGCAAGAG GTGTGGATGAATTATGAATCAGCTTCAGTAACCAAAACACTCCcgatttga
- the LOC134711569 gene encoding dehydrogenase/reductase SDR family member 12-like isoform X3 yields MAARTTRRSVKKEIMSIYRSTVWFVKGLKEYTKQGYLNASRSFRPNDLDVDVTGKSFMITGANSGIGKCTALAIAKKGGTVHMVCRDSVRGEDARKEITEATGNQNIFLHLLDMSKPKDIAKFATDFETSGKNLDVLINNAGCMVIIRELTDDGLEKNFATNTLGAHVLTTSLLSVLNKAEKPRVILVTSGGMLVQKLDLKDLQFEKMYPFDGTMAYAQNKRQQVIMTEQYAKKYPNIHCSCMHPGWADTPAVRMSMPSFHAKMKDRLRTPEQGADTLLWLAISDAAIKQPSGLFFQDRTSVSKHLPLAWSKSTKQEDEQLMSALDELSKQYSTLS; encoded by the exons ATGGCTGCAAGAACAA CTAGAAGATctgttaaaaaagaaatcatgTCTATATACAGAAGTACTGTTTGGTTTGTGAAAGGACTGAAAGAATATACTAA aCAAGGATACCTAAATGCTAGTAGAAGTTTCCGACCAAATGACCTTGATGTAGATGTCACTGGTAAAAGTTTTATGATAACAGGAGCTAACAGTGGGATAGGGAAATGTACTGCTCTAGCCATTGCTAAAAAAG GTGGGACAGTACATATGGTATGTAGAGACTCAGTAAGAGGAGAAGATGCCAGAAAAGAAATAACAGAAGCAACAGGAAACCAG aATATATTCTTACATCTACTGGACATGTCAAAGCCAAAAGATATTGCAAAGTTTGCTACAGACTTTGAAACCTCTGGAAAAAACTTAGATGTTTTG ataaATAATGCAGGCTGTATGGTTATTATAAGGGAGTTAACAGATGATGGACTGGAGAAAAATTTTGCTACAAATACCTTAG GAGCACACGTTTTAACAACATCTCTGTTATCTGTGCTGAACAAGGCTGAAAAACCAAGAGTG ATATTGGTAACATCTGGTGGCATGTTAGTACAGAAGTTAGATCTAAAGGACTTACAGTTTGAAAAGATGTATCCATTTGATGGCACCATGGCTTATGCACAGAATAAACGACAACAAGTTATAATGACAGAACAGTATGCTAAAAAGTATCCTAATATACACTGTTCATGTATGCATCCAGGATGGGCTGATACTCCAG ctgtcAGAATGTCGATGCCAAGTTTTCATGCTAAGATGAAGGACAGGTTAAGGACACCAGAACAAGGTGCAGATACACTTCTATGGTTAGCCATATCAGATGCAGCCATTAAACAACCTAGTGGATTATTTTTTCAAG atcGTACATCAGTATCAAAACATCTACCATTAGCATGGTCCAAATCTACAAAACAAGAAGATGAACAACTTATGTCTGCCTTAGATGAATTATCAAAACAGTATTCTACGCTctcataa
- the LOC134711570 gene encoding AP-1 complex subunit sigma-2-like isoform X4, whose product MMQFMLLFSRQGKLRLQKWYEAHPDKLKKKITRELVALVLSRKPKMCSFLEWKDLKIVYKRYASLYFCCAIENDDNELLALEIIHRYVELLDKYFGSVCELDIIFNFEKAYFMLDELLLGGEVQETSKKNVLKAIAAQDLLQEEETPQGFFEDHGLG is encoded by the exons atg atgCAATTTATGCTTTTGTTTAGTCGTCAAGGTAAATTGCGACTACAGAAATGGTATGAAGCTCATCCagataaattgaaaaagaaaatcacaaGAGAATTAGTGGCATTGGTGCTTTCCAGAAAACCAAAAATGTGTAGTTTCTTGGAATGGAAAGATCtaaaaattgtttacaaaag atatgCTAGTTTATATTTTTGCTGTGCAATAGAAAATGATGACAATGAACTGTTAGCTTTGGAGATTATACACAGATATGTAGAATTGttagataaatattttggaagt gtATGTGAATTAgacataatatttaattttgagaaAGCCTACTTCATGTTAGATGAGTTATTATTGGGTGGAGAGGTTCAAGAAACCAGTAAGAAGAATGTTTTGAAAGCTATTGCAGCTCAAGATCTCTTGCAAGAG GAGGAGACTCCACAAGGATTTTTTGAAGACCATGGTCTAGGTTGA
- the LOC134711570 gene encoding AP-1 complex subunit sigma-2-like isoform X5, whose amino-acid sequence MMQFMLLFSRQGKLRLQKWYEAHPDKLKKKITRELVALVLSRKPKMCSFLEWKDLKIVYKRYASLYFCCAIENDDNELLALEIIHRYVELLDKYFGSVCELDIIFNFEKAYFMLDELLLGGEVQETSKKNVLKAIAAQDLLQEEEAFDEALREYGLV is encoded by the exons atg atgCAATTTATGCTTTTGTTTAGTCGTCAAGGTAAATTGCGACTACAGAAATGGTATGAAGCTCATCCagataaattgaaaaagaaaatcacaaGAGAATTAGTGGCATTGGTGCTTTCCAGAAAACCAAAAATGTGTAGTTTCTTGGAATGGAAAGATCtaaaaattgtttacaaaag atatgCTAGTTTATATTTTTGCTGTGCAATAGAAAATGATGACAATGAACTGTTAGCTTTGGAGATTATACACAGATATGTAGAATTGttagataaatattttggaagt gtATGTGAATTAgacataatatttaattttgagaaAGCCTACTTCATGTTAGATGAGTTATTATTGGGTGGAGAGGTTCAAGAAACCAGTAAGAAGAATGTTTTGAAAGCTATTGCAGCTCAAGATCTCTTGCAAGAG GAGGAAGCTTTTGATGAAGCTCTCAGAGAATATGGACTGGTCTAA